The following are encoded together in the Panicum virgatum strain AP13 unplaced genomic scaffold, P.virgatum_v5 scaffold_4237, whole genome shotgun sequence genome:
- the LOC120694218 gene encoding indole-3-glycerol phosphate lyase, chloroplastic-like, whose product MAFTIKIKAASLTSNSTFPPAVHQPSSLITTRAASVAKMPAGRRKAAAIIRAVAAVAPRPAPTPAKPAGKRCLSVSQTMSRIKAQGKTAFIPYITAGDPDLATTAEALRLLDACGADVIELGMPFSDPYADGPVIQASAARALASGTTTDGVLAMLKEVTPELSCPVVLFSYINPIIRWGLAEFTAAAKEAGVDGLIVPDLPYAGTCSLRSEAMKNNLELVLLTTPATPEERMKEITRASEGFIYLVSVNGVTGPRANVSTRVESLIQEVKKVTNKPVAVGFGISKPEHVKQIAEWGADGVIIGSAMVRQLGEAISSQEGLKRLEDYARSMKNALPRSQTSTRGPDN is encoded by the exons ATGGCTTTCACGATCAAGATCAAAGCTGCGTCGTTGACCTCCAACTCGACTTTTCCCCCGGCAGTTCACCAGCCATCGTCGCTCATCACGACGCGGGCGGCGTCGGTTGCGAAGATGCCAGCTGGGCGGAGGAAGGCTGCGGCGATCATCAGGGCAGTCGCCGCGGTGGCTCCGCGGCCTGCCCCGACGCCGGCCAAACCCGCGGGCAAGCGGTGCCTGTCGGTGTCGCAGACCATGTCCAGGATCAAGGCGCAGGGCAAG ACGGCGTTCATCCCGTAcatcaccgccggcgaccccgaccTGGCCACGACGGCGGAGGCGTTGCGGCTCCTGGACGCCTGCGGCGCCGATGTCATCGAGCTCGGCATGCCCTTCTCCGACCCTTACGCCGATGGGCCCGTCATCCAG GcatcggcggcgcgcgcgctggCGAGCGGCACGACGACAGACGGTGTGCTGGCGATGCTCAAGGAGGTGACGCCGGAGCTGTCGTGCCCGGTGGTGCTCTTCTCCTACATCAACCCCATCATCCGGTGGGGGCTGGCTGAATTCACTGCTGCCGCCAAAGAAGCCGGTGTAGATGGTCTGATAGTCCCCGACCTCCCTTATGCTGGCACTTGTTCCCTCAGGAGTGAAGCCATGAAGAACAACCTCGAGCTG GTGCTGCTCACAACACCAGCTACGCCGGAAGAGAGGATGAAGGAAATCACAAGAGCTTCAGAAGGTTTTATTTACCTT GTGAGCGTCAATGGCGTTACAGGTCCCCGCGCAAATGTGAGCACACGTGTCGAATCTCTCATTCAAGAGGTTAAAAAG GTCACTAACAAACCTGTGGCTGTTGGATTTGGCATATCGAAACCTGAGCACGTAAAGCAG ATTGCGGAGTGGGGAGCTGATGGGGTGATAATTGGCAGTGCAATGGTGAGACAGTTGGGTGAGGCAATATCTTCACAAGAAGGGCTGAAACGGCTGGAGGATTATGCTAGGAGCATGAAGAACGCATTGCCACGAAGCCAGACTAGTACTAGAGGGCCAGATAATTAA
- the LOC120694216 gene encoding shikimate kinase 2, chloroplastic-like — translation MFQLNGRCIYLVGMMGSGKSTVGKILAEVLGYSFFDSDKLVEQAVGMPSVAQIFKVHSEAFFRENESNVLRDLSSMQRLVVATGGGAVIRPINWNYMKKGLSVWLDVPVDALAKRIAQVGTASRPLLDQPSDDPYTAAFTKLSMLAEQRGEAYANADARVSLEEIAAKQGHGDVSKLTPTDIAIEALLQVGNFVNEHPTIHSQVGDLQVDSHSRRVQTL, via the exons ATGTTCCAATTGAATGGGCGGTGCATTTACCTAGTGG GAATGATGGGCTCTGGAAAGAGCACGGTGGGAAAGATATTGGCTGAAGTTCTGGGCTATTCATTCTTTGACAGTGATAAGTTGGTAGAACAAGCAGTTGGCATGCCTTCCGTTGCTCAAATATTTAAGGTTCATAGTGAAGCGTTTTTCAGAGAGAATGAG AGTAATGTCTTGAGGGATTTGTCCTCAATGCAGCGAttagttgttgcaactggaggtGGTGCTGTTATTAGGCCAATCAACTG gaaTTACATGAAGAAAGGTCTATCTGTTTGGTTGGATGTACCTGTGGACGCACTTGCAAAACGTATTGCTCAAGTGGGGACTGCTTCTCGTCCTCTCCTAGACCAACCATCTGACGATCCATACACAGCG GCTTTCACGAAACTGAGCATGCTTGCGGAGCAAAGAGGTGAGGCTTATGCGAACGCCGATGCAAGAGTGTCTCTTGAAG AGATCGCAGCTAAGCAGGGCCACGGTGATGTTTCTAAGCTGACACCGACTGATATCGCCATCGAG GCGCTACTCCAGGTTGGAAACTTTGTCAATGAACATCCCACAATCCATAGCCAAGTGGGCGACTTGCAAGTTGATTCACATAGCCGTAGGGTCCAAACCTTGTAG
- the LOC120694217 gene encoding indole-3-glycerol phosphate lyase, chloroplastic-like gives MAFAVKAASTSQWTLSPAVHQPSSLTTRAAASVAKMPAGRRNAAAAVIRAVAALAPPPAPAPPRPAGKRCLPLSQTMSRLKARGKTAFIPYITAGDPDLATTAEALRFLDACGADVIELGLPFSDPDADGPVIQAHRARSSFA, from the exons ATGGCTTTCGCGGTCAAGGCTGCATCGACCTCCCAGTGGACTTTGTCCCCGGCGGTTCATCAGCCGTCATCGCTCacgacgcgggcggcggcgtcggtcgCGAAGATGCCGGCGGGGCGGAGgaatgctgcggcggcggtcaTCAGGGCGGTTGCCGCCTTGGCTCCGCCGCCTGCCCCGGCGCCTCCCAGGCCAGCGGGCAAGCGGTGCCTACCGTTGTCGCAGACCATGTCCAGGCTCAAGGCGCGGGGCAAG ACAGCGTTCATCCCGTACATCACCGCCGGTGACCCCGACCTAGcgacgacggcggaggcgcTGCGGTTCTTGGACGCCTGCGGTGCTGACGTCATCGAGCTCGGCCTGCCCTTCTCCGACCCCGACGCCGACGGGCCCGTCATCCAGGCAC ATCGGGCGCGCTCAAGCTTTGCCTGA
- the LOC120694215 gene encoding uncharacterized protein LOC120694215 encodes MYFDGSLNLNVAGAGILFHLPERAAQGGYTHIFVAIDKFTKWIEVKPVSSTSAAKAVEFIEEITHRFGVPNRITTYLGSSFTRSEFWDFCQESCIDVYYASVAHPKYNGQVERANGLIQQGLKARIFDPIENMAPNGSKYHPE; translated from the exons atgtacttcgacggctcCCTCAACCTCAACGTTGCCGGTGCAGGCATCCTCTTTCATCTCCCCGAGAG GGCGGCACAAGGCGGCTACACTCATATATTCGTCGCCattgacaagttcaccaagtggatcgaggtgaAGCCAGTCTCATCCACATCAGCAGCCAAGGCAGTTGAGTTCATTGAAGAAATAACACACCGGTTCGGAGTGCCCAACCGGATTACCACATACTTGGGATCCTCCTTCACTAGATCAGAATTCTGGGACTTCTGCCAGGAGAGCTGCATTGATGTATACTATGCCTCCGTGGCTCACCCCAAGTACAATGGCCAGGTGGAGCGCGCCAACGGCTTGATCCAACAGGGGCTCAAAGCCAGGATCTTTGACCCGATCGAAAATATGGCTCCAAATGGATCCAAGTACCACCCAGAGTAG
- the LOC120694220 gene encoding indole-3-glycerol phosphate lyase, chloroplastic-like, producing MDGMLAMLKEVKPELSCPVVLFSYFNPIVRWGLADFTAAAKEAGVDGLIVPNLPYAATYDLRSEAMKNNLELVLLTTPSTPEERMKEITRASEGFIYLVNVDGVTGPRANVSTRVESLIQEVKQVTDKPVAVGFGISRPEHVKQIAEWGADGVIIGSAMVKQLGEAASPKEGLKRLEDYTMSMKNALP from the exons ATGGATGGCATGCTGGCGATGCTCAAGGAGGTGAAGCCGGAGCTGTCGTGCCCGGTGGTGCTCTTCTCCTATTTCAACCCCATCGTCCGGTGGGGGCTGGCTgacttcaccgccgccgccaaagaAGCCGGTGTAGACGGTCTGATAGTCCCCAACCTCCCTTATGCTGCCACCTATGACCTCAGGAGTGAAGCCATGAAGAACAACCTCGAGCTG GTGCTGCTCACAACACCATCTACACCGGAAGAGCGGATGAAGGAAATCACAAGAGCTTCTGAAGGTTTTATTTATCTT GTGAATGTCGATGGCGTTACAGGTCCCCGCGCAAACGTGAGCACACGTGTCGAATCTCTCATTCAAGAGGTTAAACAG GTCACTGACAAACCCGTGGCTGTTGGATTTGGCATATCAAGACCTGAGCATGTAAAGCAG ATTGCGGAGTGGGGAGCTGATGGAGTTATCATCGGCAGTGCAATGGTGAAACAGTTAGGCGAAGCAGCATCTCCCAAAGAAGGTCTAAAACGGCTAGAGGATTACACCATGAGCATGAAGAATGCATTACCATGA